In one window of Mytilus galloprovincialis chromosome 6, xbMytGall1.hap1.1, whole genome shotgun sequence DNA:
- the LOC143080240 gene encoding vitamin D3 receptor B-like isoform X2, with product MWGIFPSQSTSYSSYIRSKDVEAETADSVMSLSLQKKDKICLVCGDKALGYNFNAVSCESCKAFFRRNAHKTIRGRCEGTCEVTVDSRSFCKKCRLNKCFTVGMRKDMILNEEQKKQRKQKIIINKLRKHGQLPPEDTYAASPQDFADTFQDQIKNQSFEDLRSTFPRLSDSDLLMLMKLKTENENVSCSVSADISNKYPAWNESQELVGDIISQFPDMEKGIIIELRRAHEQTEFLGNTQTVLKNSPKNTTDFVNVAEGFVRRIIKLSKYIEFFKMINKEDQIGLLKGSVVEILMLRSAVNFDVQTETWSLNTKNILSTPMNDRKSSTSTSTSTMSSEINSPVSPDSASSSVSETKNSFFPGNSGGGVDMGMINSMREHAQRMGYDIESLRERAASFGFDVSKMAGMGVSEFSRSADAPAQTVGIDLSRKSGNVEKEESKISANILKMGNPEAQSMFLTYSKFVKSLMRVIHGDLLVLKLLIMLSLFSADRPGLQQQDKIQEIQECYAKILQRYVKDRFPEDSTLFAKIIMKLTDLRNINEVHTKMLLKMKLDSIEPLLIEIFDLPS from the exons gaTGTTGAGGCAGAAACAGCTGACTCTGTTATGTCCCTGTCCTTACAGAAGAAGGACAAGATATGCCTAGTGTGCGGGGACAAGGCCCTTGGCTATAACTTCAATGCTGTGTCCTGTGAATCATGTAAAGCATTCTTCCGTAGAAATGCTCATAAG ACAATACGAGGGCGCTGTGAAGGAACATGTGAGGTCACAGTAGACTCAAGGTCATTCTGTAAGAAATGTCGTCTCAACAAATGTTTTACTGTTGGGATGAGAAAAGATATGATATTAA atgaggaacaaaagaaacaaagaaaacaaaagataatTATCAATAAATTACGTAAACATGGTCAACTACCTCCAGAAGACACTTACGCTGCTTCTCCTCAGGACTTCGCTGATACATTTCAGGACCAAATTAAAAATCAGTCGTTCGAGGATCTTCGTTCCACATTCCCAAGGTTATCAGACAGTGATTTGTTAATGCTCATGAAACTGAAAactgaaaatgaaaatgtatcGTGTTCCGTCAGTGCTGACATTTCTAATAAGTATCCAGCTTGGAATGAAAGTCAGGAGCTTGTTGGCGATATTATATCACAGTTTCCCGATATGGAAAAGGGAATTATTATTGAATTGAGACGAGCTCATGAACAAACAGAATTCTTGGGAAATACACAGACAGTTTTGAAAAACTCCCCAAAGAATACTACTGATTTTGTTAATGTTGCTGAAGGCTTTGTTCGTAGAATTATCAAGTTGTCCAAATATATAGAATTTTTTAAGATGATAAATAAAGAGGATCAGATCGGATTATTAAAAGGTAGTGTTGTAGAAATTTTGATGTTACGATCAGCGGTCAACTTTGATGTTCAGACAGAAACTTGgtctttgaatacaaaaaatattttgagtaCGCCTATGAATGACAGGAAATCATCCACATCCACATCAACATCCACAATGAGTTCTGAGATTAACTCCCCTGTCTCTCCTGATTCTGCCTCTTCTTCAGTTTCTGAAACTAAAAATTCTTTTTTCCCAGGAAACAGCGGAGGAGGTGTTGATATGGGTATGATCAATTCTATGAGAGAGCATGCCCAGAGAATGGGTTATGACATAGAAAGTCTAAGGGAACGTGCTGCTAGTTTTGGATTTGATGTATCAAAAATGGCTGGAATGGGAGTTTCTGAATTCTCAAGGAGTGCTGATGCACCTGCTCAAACTGTCGGAATTGATCTCTCCAGAAAATCTGGAAATGTAGAAAAAGAAGAATCGAAAATAAGTGCCAATATACTCAAAATGGGAAACCCTGAAGCGCAGAGCATGTTTTTGACATATTCCAAATTTGTGAAGTCTCTGATGAGAGTTATACATGGAGATTTGTTAGTTCTGAAACTGTTAATTATGTTATCTTTATTTTCTGCTGACAGACCAGGTTTACAACAGCAGGATAAGATTCAAGAAATACAGGAATGTTACGCTAAAATTCTTCAAAGATATGTTAAAGATAGGTTTCCAGAGGATAGTACATTGTTTGCCAAGATTATTATGAAGCTGACGGACCTTAGGAACATAAATGAAGTTCATACTAAAATGTTACTGAAGATGAAACTAGATTCTATAGAACcattattgatagagatatttgACTTGCCAAGTTAA